The genomic window GTCCTTGAGTGCCGCCACGACGTCGACCGGCTCGGCGGGGGACTCGTCGATGGTCTCCGCGTAGTACTTGCCGATCCCGTCGAGGGTGTGCCCGCGCTGGACGGTGATGCCGGTGGTGGGGACGTCGGCGATCTTGAGCGTGTTGTTCTCCGAGGCGTTGATCGCTTCGGACAGGTCCTTGCCGACCTTCTTGTCGTCGACGTCGAATGCCGCGACGAACCGCACGTCGGACACGTGGTAGTCACCGAAGGTCACGTGCATCAGGCCGGGAATCGAGTCAGCGGCTGATGCTTCCCGGTAGTACTCGACTCCCTGGACGAGCGAGCTGGCGCAGTTGCCGACACCGACGACGGCGACGCGGATGGAACTCATGGGTTCTCCTTGGTGGGTGGCTGGTTCCGTGGTGGGTTGAAGGCGGGATGGGCGGGGTCGGTCAGGCTGCCGGGCCGGACCCGGGGCGTCTGGCGCTCGGTGTCGATGAGGTCCTCGATCCAGGCCAGGGCGCGCTCGGTCGAGTCCTCGCCGTGGGTGCGAAGGGCGTCGGTCCAGCGGTCCGCGCGCTCGCCGGTCGGGTGCTCGCTGCGCATGGCGGCCAGGCGCTCGGCCAGCCGGGTGCGGCGGCCCTCGAGGATGCGTAGCCGGACCTCGCGCTCGGTCCGGGCGAAGAAGGCCACTCGGACGTCGAAGGCGTCGTCCTCCCAGCTGCCCGGGTCGCTGCGGTCGGCGAGGGCGGCGAAGGCCGCCCGTCCCTCGTCGGTGAGGGTGTACGTGATCCGCTGGCGCCGGCCGGTCGTGGGCTCGTCGTGGTCGACGCTGACGAGGTTGCGCCCCTGGAGGCCGGCGAGGCAGGGGTAGAGGGTGCCGAAGGAGAGGGCGCGGAAGGCGCCGAGCCGGGAGTTGAGGCGTCGGCGGAGCTCGTAGCCGTGCAGTGGGCTCTCGTGGAGCAGGCCCAGCACGGCGAACTCGAGCATTTCTCGACGGCGCACGGAACACAACCATACGCGATGTATCGAGCAGATATGTCGGGCGTGAATGCACGTGCGTGTCGATCAGCGTTCATACTGGGTGGCGCACGACTGCCCCTTCGCCCGACGAGGTGTCCTCATGGCCGATCAACCACGCTCGCGTGCCGCCGCACGTCGG from Janibacter cremeus includes these protein-coding regions:
- a CDS encoding PadR family transcriptional regulator — encoded protein: MRRREMLEFAVLGLLHESPLHGYELRRRLNSRLGAFRALSFGTLYPCLAGLQGRNLVSVDHDEPTTGRRQRITYTLTDEGRAAFAALADRSDPGSWEDDAFDVRVAFFARTEREVRLRILEGRRTRLAERLAAMRSEHPTGERADRWTDALRTHGEDSTERALAWIEDLIDTERQTPRVRPGSLTDPAHPAFNPPRNQPPTKENP